In one window of Macrotis lagotis isolate mMagLag1 chromosome 5, bilby.v1.9.chrom.fasta, whole genome shotgun sequence DNA:
- the POU3F2 gene encoding POU domain, class 3, transcription factor 2 yields MATAASNHYSLLTSSASIVHAEPPGGMQQGAGGYREAQSLVQGDYAALQSNGHPLSHAHQWIAALSHGGGGGGGGGGGGGGGGGGGGGGGDGSPWSTSPLGQPDIKPSVVVQQAGRGDELHGPGSLQQPPQPPHQQQPPPQGQGQPPPQGQQQPRPPHLVHHAANHHPGPGAWRSAAAAAHLPPSMGAANGGLLYSQPSFTVNGMLGAGGQPAGLHHHGLRDAHDEQHHGEHHPHPHPHPHPQPPPPPPPPQGPPGHPGPHHDPHSDEDTPTSDDLEQFAKQFKQRRIKLGFTQADVGLALGTLYGNVFSQTTICRFEALQLSFKNMCKLKPLLNKWLEEADSSSGSPTSIDKIAAQGRKRKKRTSIEVSVKGALESHFLKCPKPSAQEITSLADSLQLEKEVVRVWFCNRRQKEKRMTPPGGTLPGAEDVYGGSRDTPPHHGVQTPVQ; encoded by the coding sequence ATGGCGACCGCAGCGTCTAACCACTACAGCCTGCTCACCTCCAGCGCCTCCATCGTGCACGCCGAGCCGCCGGGCGGCATGCAGCAGGGCGCCGGGGGCTACCGGGAGGCGCAGAGCCTGGTGCAGGGCGACTACGCCGCGCTGCAGAGCAACGGGCACCCGCTCAGCCACGCTCACCAGTGGATCGCCGCGCTGTCccacggcggcggcggcggcggcggcggcggcggcggcgggggcgggggcggcggcggcggcggcggcggcggggacgGGTCCCCGTGGTCCACCAGCCCGCTGGGCCAGCCGGACATCAAGCCCTCGGTGGTGGTGCAGCAGGCGGGGCGCGGGGACGAGCTCCACGGGCCGGGGTCCCTGCAGCAGCCGCCGCAGCCGCCGCACCAGCAGCAGCCGCCGCCGCAGGGGCAGGGGCAGCCGCCGCCGCAGGGGCAGCAGCAGCCGCGGCCGCCGCATCTGGTCCACCACGCCGCCAACCACCACCCGGGGCCCGGGGCATGGAGGAGCGCGGCCGCCGCGGCTCACCTGCCGCCCAGCATGGGCGCCGCCAACGGGGGCTTGCTCTACTCGCAGCCCAGCTTCACGGTGAACGGCATGCTGGGCGCCGGCGGCCAGCCCGCCGGGCTGCACCACCACGGCCTGCGGGACGCCCACGACGAGCAGCACCACGGAGAGCACCACCCGCACCCGCACCCGCACCCGCAcccgcagccgccgccgccgccgccgccgccgcagggCCCGCCGGGGCACCCGGGGCCGCACCACGACCCGCACTCGGACGAGGACACGCCGACCTCCGACGACCTGGAGCAGTTCGCCAAGCAGTTCAAGCAGCGGCGCATCAAACTGGGATTTACCCAAGCGGACGTGGGGCTGGCGCTGGGCACCTTGTACGGGAACGTGTTTTCGCAGACCACCATCTGTAGGTTCGAGGCCCTGCAGCTGAGCTTCAAGAACATGTGCAAGCTGAAGCCTTTGTTGAACAAGTGGTTGGAGGAGGCGGACTCGTCCTCGGGCAGTCCCACCAGCATAGACAAGATCGCGGCCCAGGGGCGCAAGCGGAAAAAGAGGACCTCCATCGAGGTGAGCGTCAAGGGGGCTCTGGAGAGCCATTTCCTCAAATGCCCCAAGCCCTCGGCCCAGGAGATCACCTCCCTGGCGGACAGCTTACAACTGGAGAAGGAGGTGGTGAGAGTTTGGTTTTGTAacaggagacagaaagagaaaaggatgacTCCTCCGGGAGGGACTCTGCCGGGAGCCGAGGATGTATACGGGGGGAGTAGGGACACGCCGCCACACCACGGGGTGCAGACGCCAGTCCAGTga